One genomic window of Actinoplanes lobatus includes the following:
- a CDS encoding CPBP family intramembrane glutamic endopeptidase has translation MPEINQDRTAVPSRRRLGLVLGAVLVLLVTVNIASKYGPPHTGLVAGPLVAAGLILLGHRAGLTWHDMGLSRRTLLPGLKYAVGAVLAVAVVYAIGAALPFTRGAFDDVRYQLHLHAALLTAFVVVPLGTVLLEEVAFRGVLHGLINRHRGAMWASITSSVLFGLWHILPSLRLTKANHGIGAVLGTDLTGQILAILGAVAFTAVAGLLLCELRRRSGSLLAAAALHWATNGLGLLITAGLAAFRLA, from the coding sequence ATGCCGGAAATCAACCAAGATCGAACGGCCGTCCCGAGTCGCCGCAGGCTGGGTCTCGTCCTCGGCGCGGTGCTCGTGCTCCTGGTCACCGTCAACATCGCCTCGAAGTACGGGCCGCCGCACACCGGCCTCGTCGCCGGGCCGCTCGTGGCAGCGGGGCTCATCCTGCTCGGCCACCGTGCCGGGCTCACCTGGCACGACATGGGACTGTCCCGGCGTACCCTGCTCCCCGGCCTGAAATACGCGGTCGGCGCGGTTCTCGCCGTGGCCGTGGTCTACGCCATCGGCGCCGCCCTGCCGTTCACCCGCGGCGCCTTCGACGACGTCCGCTACCAACTGCACCTGCACGCCGCGCTGCTCACCGCCTTCGTGGTCGTGCCACTCGGCACCGTGCTGCTGGAGGAGGTCGCCTTCCGCGGCGTCCTGCACGGCCTGATCAACCGCCACCGCGGCGCGATGTGGGCGAGCATCACCTCATCGGTGCTGTTCGGCCTCTGGCACATCCTGCCGTCGCTGCGCCTCACCAAGGCCAACCACGGCATCGGCGCCGTCCTCGGCACCGACCTCACCGGCCAGATCCTCGCGATCCTCGGCGCCGTCGCCTTCACCGCCGTAGCCGGCCTGCTGCTGTGCGAACTGCGCCGCCGCAGCGGCAGCCTCCTCGCGGCGGCCGCCCTGCACTGGGCCACCAACGGCCTGGGCCTGCTGATCACCGCGGGCCTCGCCGCCTTCCGCCTCGCCTGA
- a CDS encoding NADPH-dependent 2,4-dienoyl-CoA reductase, with product MSSTDAASRYPHLLSPLDLGHTTLRNRVVMGSMHTKLEDRHQDLPKLAAFFAERARGGVGLMVTGGYAPTWRGWLAPFGSRMTRESHAVAHRVVTDAVHEHGGKILLQVLHAGRYGYHPFTLGASAKKSPITPFQPRAMSTRQVDRTATAFARAALLARRGGYDGVEIMGSEGYLINQFLAARTNDRTDAWGGSAANRMRFPLEVVRRSRELVGDDFILQYRISLLDLVDNAQSWEETVDLAKQLQEAGVSIFNTGIGWHEARVPTIVTSVPRGAFSWVTGKLRAEVSVPVVASNRINRPEAAEQVLASGDADLVSMARPLLADADWVVKTEQRREREIITCIACNQACLDHTFKNQRATCMLNPRSGYETELRLLPTRTVKKVAVVGAGPAGLAAAIELAGRGHRVELFEADAEIGGQFRLAARVPGKEEFAHTLDYYRHMIEVRGVTLRLGSRATVEDLAGFDEVVIATGVEPRIPAIPGIEHPKVVTYQQVISGQAEAGERVAIIGAGGIGFDAAEFLLHDANEPLEEWMRRWGVTDPQTARGGLTTKVKITPRRTVHLLQRKETALGKGLGKTTGWVHRATLQDAGVEMLRGVEYQRIDDEGLHITVGGAARVLEVDTVLLCAGQTSVRDLATPLTERGVSVHVIGGADVAAELDAKRAIKQATELAARL from the coding sequence GTGAGCAGCACTGACGCCGCGAGCCGGTACCCGCACCTGCTGAGTCCCCTGGACCTCGGCCACACCACGTTGCGCAACCGGGTGGTGATGGGGTCGATGCACACCAAACTCGAGGACCGCCATCAGGACCTGCCGAAACTGGCCGCGTTCTTCGCCGAGCGAGCCCGTGGCGGGGTCGGGCTCATGGTGACCGGCGGCTACGCGCCGACGTGGCGGGGGTGGCTGGCGCCGTTCGGCAGCCGGATGACCCGGGAGAGCCACGCGGTGGCGCACCGGGTGGTCACCGACGCGGTGCACGAGCACGGCGGCAAGATCCTGTTGCAGGTGCTGCACGCGGGCCGGTACGGCTACCACCCGTTCACTCTGGGCGCGTCGGCGAAGAAGTCACCGATCACCCCGTTCCAGCCCCGGGCCATGTCGACCCGGCAGGTGGACAGGACCGCTACCGCGTTCGCCCGGGCCGCGCTGCTGGCCCGCCGGGGCGGCTACGACGGCGTCGAGATCATGGGCTCCGAGGGCTACCTGATCAACCAGTTCCTGGCGGCGCGGACCAACGACCGGACCGACGCGTGGGGCGGCTCGGCGGCCAATCGAATGCGCTTCCCCCTCGAAGTCGTGCGCCGCTCCCGGGAGCTGGTCGGCGACGACTTCATCCTCCAGTACCGGATCAGCCTGCTCGACCTGGTCGACAACGCCCAGTCCTGGGAGGAGACCGTCGACCTCGCCAAGCAGCTGCAAGAGGCCGGGGTGTCGATCTTCAACACCGGGATCGGATGGCACGAGGCCCGGGTGCCGACCATCGTCACGTCGGTGCCGCGTGGCGCGTTCTCGTGGGTCACCGGGAAACTGCGCGCCGAGGTGTCGGTACCGGTGGTCGCGTCCAACCGGATCAACCGGCCGGAAGCCGCCGAGCAGGTGCTGGCCTCCGGTGACGCCGACCTCGTGTCGATGGCCCGGCCGCTCCTCGCCGACGCGGACTGGGTGGTCAAGACCGAGCAGCGGCGGGAACGCGAGATCATCACCTGCATCGCCTGCAACCAGGCGTGCCTGGACCACACGTTCAAGAACCAGCGGGCCACCTGCATGCTGAACCCGCGATCCGGTTACGAGACCGAACTGCGACTGCTTCCCACCCGTACCGTCAAGAAGGTTGCCGTGGTCGGCGCCGGACCGGCCGGGCTGGCGGCAGCGATCGAGCTGGCCGGGCGCGGGCACCGGGTCGAGCTGTTCGAGGCGGACGCCGAGATCGGCGGGCAGTTCCGGCTGGCCGCGCGGGTCCCCGGCAAGGAGGAGTTCGCGCACACGCTGGACTACTACCGGCACATGATCGAGGTCCGCGGGGTGACGCTGCGCCTCGGCAGCCGGGCGACCGTCGAGGACCTGGCCGGGTTCGACGAGGTGGTGATCGCGACCGGCGTCGAGCCACGGATTCCCGCCATCCCCGGCATCGAGCACCCGAAGGTCGTCACCTACCAGCAGGTGATCAGCGGGCAGGCCGAGGCCGGCGAGCGGGTGGCGATCATCGGGGCCGGCGGGATCGGCTTCGACGCGGCGGAATTCCTGCTGCACGACGCGAACGAGCCACTCGAGGAGTGGATGCGGCGGTGGGGCGTCACCGATCCGCAGACCGCGCGCGGCGGGCTCACCACCAAGGTCAAGATCACCCCGCGGCGTACGGTTCACCTGCTCCAGCGCAAGGAGACGGCGCTCGGCAAGGGGCTCGGCAAGACGACCGGCTGGGTGCACCGGGCTACGCTGCAGGACGCCGGGGTGGAGATGCTGCGCGGTGTCGAATACCAGCGCATCGACGACGAGGGTCTGCACATCACGGTCGGCGGTGCGGCACGTGTCCTGGAGGTGGACACCGTCCTGCTGTGTGCCGGGCAGACGTCCGTCCGGGATCTGGCCACGCCGCTGACCGAACGCGGGGTGAGCGTGCACGTCATCGGGGGCGCTGACGTGGCCGCCGAGCTGGACGCGAAGCGGGCGATCAAACAGGCGACCGAGCTGGCCGCGCGCCTCTAA
- a CDS encoding crotonase/enoyl-CoA hydratase family protein — MKYVSVSVENGIAQVRLDRPDKLNALALDTLDELITVAKKLRKDRTLRAVVIAGEGASFCSGLDIAAAMRTPSRIVKAFIPAPWRGTNRFQEACWAWRRIPVPVIAAVHGHCYGGGVQIALAADFRYATPDSKWSVLEGKWGIIPDMSGIRSLTEVTGPDVAKRLTMTAETISGTEAQRLGLVTELADDPVKAATAFAESLLTRSPDALAAAKRLIDGALTSSARRTFARERRAQIKLLALPNTKILRKAVMSKSTPDFQPRSRP, encoded by the coding sequence GTGAAATATGTAAGCGTAAGCGTCGAGAACGGCATCGCGCAGGTGCGCCTCGACCGCCCGGACAAGCTCAACGCCCTCGCCCTGGACACCCTCGACGAGTTGATCACCGTAGCGAAGAAGTTGCGCAAGGACCGCACGCTGCGGGCCGTCGTCATCGCCGGCGAGGGCGCCTCGTTCTGCTCCGGCCTGGACATCGCCGCCGCCATGCGCACCCCGAGTCGTATCGTCAAGGCGTTCATCCCGGCCCCGTGGCGCGGCACCAACCGCTTCCAGGAGGCCTGCTGGGCGTGGCGGCGCATCCCGGTGCCGGTGATCGCGGCGGTGCACGGCCATTGCTACGGCGGTGGTGTCCAGATCGCGTTGGCCGCCGACTTCCGGTACGCCACGCCCGACTCGAAGTGGTCGGTCCTCGAGGGCAAGTGGGGCATCATCCCCGACATGTCCGGCATCCGCAGCCTCACCGAGGTGACCGGCCCGGATGTCGCCAAGCGCCTCACCATGACCGCCGAGACGATCTCCGGGACCGAGGCGCAGCGGCTGGGCCTGGTCACCGAGCTGGCCGACGACCCGGTCAAGGCCGCGACCGCGTTCGCCGAGAGCCTGCTGACCCGGTCACCGGATGCGCTGGCCGCCGCGAAACGCCTGATCGACGGCGCTTTGACGAGCAGCGCACGGCGGACCTTCGCCCGCGAGCGCCGCGCGCAGATCAAGCTGCTGGCCCTGCCGAACACCAAGATCCTGCGCAAGGCCGTGATGTCCAAGAGCACGCCGGATTTCCAGCCGCGCAGCCGTCCGTAG
- a CDS encoding PadR family transcriptional regulator — protein sequence MALRNALLAALADRESSGYDLAKKFSSSVANFWTATPQQLYRELEKMEAEGLLSARLVKQDKRPDKRLFSVTGEGRAALLAFSRRSPKPTTVRDELLVQVEALAHGDVASVRASIVEHREASRSRLKGYEQRLSDILGDRTDDEFLATGNRLGPYLTLQRGISFERENIAWAELALGVLTRRFPL from the coding sequence GTGGCTTTGAGGAATGCGTTGCTGGCGGCGCTGGCCGATCGTGAGTCGTCCGGCTATGACCTGGCCAAGAAGTTCAGCAGCTCGGTCGCCAACTTCTGGACGGCCACGCCGCAGCAGCTCTACCGCGAACTGGAGAAGATGGAGGCCGAGGGACTGCTCTCGGCCCGTCTCGTCAAGCAGGACAAACGCCCGGACAAGCGGCTGTTCTCGGTCACCGGGGAGGGCCGGGCCGCGCTGCTCGCCTTCTCCCGCCGCTCCCCCAAGCCGACGACGGTCCGCGACGAGCTGCTCGTCCAGGTCGAGGCGCTGGCACACGGCGACGTGGCGAGCGTGCGCGCCTCGATCGTGGAACATCGCGAGGCCAGCCGCAGCCGGCTGAAAGGCTACGAGCAACGGCTTTCCGACATCCTCGGCGACCGCACCGACGACGAGTTCCTGGCCACCGGCAACCGGCTCGGCCCGTACCTCACCCTCCAGCGCGGCATCAGCTTCGAACGCGAGAACATCGCCTGGGCGGAACTCGCTCTAGGCGTCCTGACCCGGCGTTTCCCCCTTTGA
- the pntB gene encoding Re/Si-specific NAD(P)(+) transhydrogenase subunit beta: MTIEAAAQAAYIVAALLFILALAGLSKHETAKAGNTFGIAGMTLALAATIGLAVAGTLRPVDLALLVTAVVIGAAIGLYRAAKVEMTGMPELIALLHSFVGLAAVLVGWNGYLHVEAHLTGEEALALDGLGVLGIHSAEVFIGVFIGAVTFTGSIVAYLKLSAKIKSSPLMLPGKNFLNLSALAVFAVLTTWFVIDPQLWLLVAVTVIALALGWHLVASIGGGDMPVVVSMLNSYSGWAAAAAGFLLENDLLIVTGALVGSSGAYLSYIMCKAMNRSFISVIAGGFGIEAGPADDKEYGEHREITAEGVADLLAEASTVVITPGYGMAVAQAQYGVAELTRVLRDRGVDVRFGIHPVAGRLPGHMNVLLAEARVPYDIVLEMDEVNDDFSGTSVVLVIGANDTVNPAATEDPTSPIAGMPVLKVWEAEDVIVFKRSMASGYAGVQNPLFFKENTAMLFGDAKDRVEDILRAVTERVGAR, translated from the coding sequence ATGACCATCGAAGCCGCGGCGCAGGCCGCGTACATCGTCGCCGCCCTGCTCTTCATCCTGGCGCTGGCCGGCCTGTCCAAGCACGAGACCGCGAAGGCCGGCAACACGTTCGGCATCGCCGGAATGACCCTGGCCCTGGCGGCCACCATCGGCCTGGCCGTCGCCGGCACGCTGCGCCCGGTCGACCTGGCCCTGCTCGTCACGGCCGTCGTGATCGGCGCGGCGATCGGCCTCTACCGGGCCGCCAAGGTCGAGATGACCGGCATGCCGGAGCTGATCGCCCTGCTGCACAGCTTCGTCGGCCTCGCCGCCGTGCTGGTCGGCTGGAACGGCTACCTGCACGTCGAGGCGCACCTGACCGGCGAGGAGGCGCTGGCCCTGGACGGGCTGGGCGTGCTCGGCATCCACAGCGCCGAGGTGTTCATCGGCGTCTTCATCGGCGCGGTCACCTTCACCGGCTCGATCGTGGCGTACCTCAAGCTCTCCGCCAAGATCAAGTCGAGCCCGCTGATGCTGCCCGGCAAGAACTTCCTCAACCTCAGCGCGCTGGCCGTCTTCGCGGTCCTCACCACCTGGTTCGTCATCGACCCGCAGCTGTGGCTGCTCGTCGCGGTCACCGTGATCGCGCTGGCGCTCGGCTGGCACCTGGTCGCCTCGATCGGCGGCGGCGACATGCCGGTGGTCGTGTCGATGCTCAACAGCTACTCCGGCTGGGCCGCCGCGGCCGCCGGGTTCCTGCTCGAGAACGACCTGCTCATCGTCACCGGCGCGCTGGTCGGCTCGTCCGGCGCCTACCTGTCGTACATCATGTGCAAGGCGATGAACCGGTCGTTCATCTCGGTCATCGCGGGCGGCTTCGGCATCGAGGCCGGGCCCGCCGACGACAAGGAGTACGGCGAGCACCGCGAGATCACCGCCGAGGGCGTGGCCGACCTGCTCGCCGAGGCGAGCACGGTGGTCATCACCCCGGGGTACGGCATGGCCGTGGCCCAGGCCCAGTACGGCGTCGCCGAGCTCACCCGGGTGCTGCGCGACCGTGGCGTGGACGTCCGGTTCGGCATCCACCCGGTCGCCGGCCGCCTGCCCGGCCACATGAACGTACTGCTCGCCGAGGCGCGCGTGCCCTACGACATCGTGCTCGAGATGGATGAGGTCAACGACGACTTCTCGGGCACGTCGGTGGTTCTGGTCATCGGCGCCAACGACACGGTCAACCCGGCCGCGACCGAGGACCCCACCAGCCCGATCGCCGGGATGCCGGTGCTCAAGGTGTGGGAGGCCGAGGACGTGATCGTGTTCAAACGGTCGATGGCCTCCGGATACGCCGGTGTCCAGAACCCGCTGTTCTTCAAGGAGAACACCGCGATGCTCTTCGGCGACGCCAAGGACCGGGTCGAGGACATCCTGCGGGCGGTGACGGAGCGGGTCGGCGCCCGCTGA
- a CDS encoding Re/Si-specific NAD(P)(+) transhydrogenase subunit alpha has protein sequence MDIGVIRDPDPGERRVAATPATVAQLVKLGYQVVVEPGAGAAASFSDEAFAEAGATIGDPLTADIVFTINPPAASRLDEFAPGTTLIGMLSPRLSPDLVEDLARRPITALSMDAVPRISRAQSLDVLSSMANIAGYRAVVEAAHAFGRFFTGQVTAAGKVPPAKVLVAGAGVAGLAAIGAAGSLGAVVRATDPRPEVADQVRSLGGEYLSVEAADVEVSATGYAKEMSDDYNERAARLYAEQASEVDIIITTALIPGRPAPRLITARMVAAMKAGSVIVDMAAANGGNVEGTVAGEVVVTANGVTIIGYTDLAGRLPAQASQLYGTNLVNLMKLMTPEKDGQLVLDFDDVVQRSITVVRDGELTWPPPAVSVSAAPAAAAPAAAPAPVKARKPLPRLPLIGAGAGALFLLTALAPAALRGHLTVFALAIVIGYYVIGHVHHALHTPLMSVTNAISGIIVVGALLQLGHGGSLVTALSFVAILLASINVFGGFAVTRRMLAMFTRS, from the coding sequence GTGGACATCGGTGTAATCAGGGACCCGGATCCGGGCGAGCGGCGCGTTGCCGCCACGCCAGCCACCGTGGCGCAACTGGTCAAACTGGGCTACCAGGTGGTGGTGGAGCCGGGAGCGGGCGCCGCGGCGTCGTTCTCCGACGAGGCGTTCGCCGAGGCCGGCGCCACGATCGGGGACCCGCTGACCGCCGACATCGTGTTCACCATCAACCCACCGGCCGCGTCCCGGCTGGACGAGTTCGCGCCGGGCACCACCCTGATCGGGATGCTCAGCCCGCGGCTGAGCCCCGACCTGGTCGAGGACCTGGCCCGCCGCCCGATCACCGCCCTGTCGATGGACGCGGTGCCGCGCATCTCCCGCGCCCAGTCCCTGGACGTGCTGTCCTCGATGGCCAACATCGCCGGGTACCGGGCGGTCGTCGAGGCGGCGCACGCCTTCGGCCGCTTCTTCACCGGCCAGGTCACCGCGGCCGGCAAGGTTCCGCCGGCGAAGGTGCTGGTGGCCGGCGCCGGCGTGGCCGGGCTCGCGGCGATCGGCGCGGCCGGCAGCCTGGGCGCCGTCGTCCGGGCCACCGACCCCCGCCCCGAGGTCGCCGACCAGGTCCGCTCGCTGGGTGGCGAGTACCTGTCGGTCGAGGCCGCCGACGTCGAGGTCTCCGCCACCGGGTACGCCAAGGAGATGTCCGACGACTACAACGAGCGGGCCGCCCGCCTCTACGCCGAGCAGGCCAGCGAGGTCGACATCATCATCACCACCGCGCTGATCCCGGGCCGGCCCGCGCCGCGCCTGATCACCGCGCGGATGGTCGCCGCGATGAAGGCCGGCAGCGTGATCGTCGACATGGCCGCGGCCAACGGCGGCAACGTCGAGGGCACGGTCGCCGGCGAGGTGGTCGTGACCGCCAACGGCGTGACCATCATCGGCTACACCGACCTGGCCGGCCGGCTGCCCGCCCAGGCCTCCCAGCTGTACGGCACCAACCTGGTCAACCTCATGAAGCTGATGACCCCGGAGAAGGACGGCCAGCTGGTCCTCGACTTCGACGACGTGGTCCAGCGGTCCATCACCGTGGTCCGCGACGGCGAGCTGACCTGGCCGCCGCCGGCGGTGTCGGTGTCCGCGGCCCCGGCGGCCGCCGCCCCGGCCGCCGCACCCGCGCCGGTCAAGGCGCGGAAGCCGCTGCCGAGGCTGCCGCTGATCGGCGCCGGAGCGGGCGCCCTGTTCCTGCTCACCGCCCTGGCCCCGGCCGCCCTGCGCGGGCACCTCACGGTCTTCGCGCTGGCCATCGTGATCGGCTACTACGTGATCGGGCACGTGCATCACGCGCTGCACACCCCGCTCATGTCGGTGACCAACGCGATCTCCGGGATCATCGTCGTCGGCGCCCTGCTGCAACTGGGCCACGGCGGCAGCCTCGTGACCGCGCTGTCGTTCGTCGCGATCCTGCTGGCCAGCATCAACGTCTTCGGCGGATTCGCGGTCACCCGCCGCATGCTCGCCATGTTCACCAGGAGCTGA
- a CDS encoding flavin monoamine oxidase family protein, with amino-acid sequence MSISQWVVASAVSRWGDDPWARGSWSLIGRGGTPRHRTDLGTPIGSRLRIAGEATHATRAAMTHGAYEEGVSAGAWAAGQGHARVAVIGAGIAGLAAARTLTDRGVWTRVLEARDRIGGRTAPAQVGGFGFDLGANWLQQFHDNILARLAERLELPMVPTDFTDPLVLGTPYALPDGLEEDLRARLAAASEQAGIAEVLDGWLADPGRWTADDIRRFVDAEIVMDSGAPLSWLSARHGFEPGVGEGDRWIVGGYRLLVDHLAESLDIHLNRPVHHIRTGPDGVALDDDLRVDAVIVTAPVGVLAGDAITFDPPLPATHRTALQRLGMGRVEKVILRCDRRFWPVHPAGYYRVHGPGENCVSEWLDATAADGTPTLVGLFAGPWLDDLWTGPDEQVAARAAAVFAEAAGGDPAR; translated from the coding sequence ATGTCGATCTCGCAATGGGTGGTTGCGTCGGCGGTCTCCCGCTGGGGCGACGACCCCTGGGCGCGCGGCTCGTGGAGCCTGATCGGCCGGGGCGGCACCCCACGCCACCGCACCGACCTCGGCACCCCGATCGGCTCACGCCTGCGGATCGCCGGGGAGGCCACCCATGCCACTCGTGCGGCGATGACGCATGGGGCGTACGAGGAAGGGGTGTCCGCCGGAGCCTGGGCCGCCGGGCAGGGACATGCCCGGGTGGCGGTGATCGGCGCCGGCATCGCCGGCCTGGCCGCGGCCCGCACGCTGACCGACCGTGGCGTGTGGACACGGGTGCTCGAGGCCCGGGACCGCATCGGCGGCCGGACCGCGCCCGCACAGGTCGGCGGCTTCGGCTTCGACCTGGGCGCCAACTGGTTGCAGCAGTTCCACGACAACATCCTGGCCCGGCTCGCCGAGCGGCTGGAACTGCCGATGGTCCCGACCGACTTCACCGACCCGCTCGTGCTGGGCACCCCGTACGCGCTCCCGGACGGTCTGGAGGAGGATCTGCGGGCCCGGCTGGCCGCCGCCTCCGAGCAGGCCGGCATCGCCGAGGTCCTCGACGGCTGGCTGGCCGATCCCGGCAGGTGGACAGCGGACGACATCCGCCGGTTCGTCGACGCGGAGATCGTGATGGACTCCGGCGCCCCGCTGTCCTGGCTCAGCGCCCGGCACGGCTTCGAACCGGGCGTCGGCGAGGGCGACCGCTGGATCGTGGGCGGCTACCGGCTCCTGGTCGACCACCTGGCCGAAAGCCTCGACATCCACCTGAACCGGCCGGTCCACCACATCCGCACCGGCCCTGACGGCGTGGCCCTCGACGACGACCTGCGGGTGGACGCCGTGATCGTGACCGCGCCGGTCGGGGTGCTCGCCGGTGACGCGATCACGTTCGACCCACCGCTTCCCGCCACCCACCGCACCGCCCTGCAACGGCTCGGGATGGGCCGGGTGGAGAAGGTCATCCTGCGCTGCGACAGGCGGTTCTGGCCGGTGCATCCGGCCGGCTACTACCGGGTGCACGGTCCCGGCGAGAACTGTGTCAGCGAATGGCTGGACGCCACCGCCGCGGACGGGACACCGACGCTGGTCGGCCTCTTCGCCGGGCCCTGGCTGGACGACCTGTGGACCGGCCCGGACGAGCAGGTCGCCGCACGCGCCGCGGCCGTCTTCGCCGAGGCGGCCGGCGGGGACCCGGCCCGCTGA
- a CDS encoding LacI family DNA-binding transcriptional regulator gives MADERRATIAAIARAANVSPATVSKVWNGRPDVSAATRARVEGLLRDHDYRARAARLPASAGVVDVVFPEIDCAWEGEHIRGIEAAVRDAGVRTVVSSLQRGAASGRQLVQRLRAGRTDGVILAAGAAAGPLAASLRRLRVPVVALEPARRAPSDLPMVDAANWAGARAATRHLLELGHRRIAVITGTDELLCSRARLEGYLAAHDEFGVAPGPGLAEQGDFDFPSGLAAGSRLLDRPDPPTAVFACSDHMAMGVYEAARRRRVSVPGQLSVVGFDDLPGARWASPPLTTVRQPLREMGRLAAEAILSLAGGATARERSTVHTDLVIRASTAPR, from the coding sequence ATGGCGGATGAGCGGCGGGCGACGATCGCCGCGATCGCGCGGGCCGCGAACGTGTCGCCCGCGACCGTGTCGAAGGTGTGGAACGGCCGGCCGGACGTGTCCGCGGCCACCCGGGCGCGGGTCGAGGGGCTGCTGCGCGACCACGACTACCGGGCGCGCGCCGCACGGCTCCCGGCGTCGGCGGGGGTCGTCGACGTGGTGTTCCCGGAGATCGACTGCGCCTGGGAGGGCGAGCACATCCGCGGTATCGAGGCGGCCGTCCGTGACGCCGGCGTGCGGACCGTGGTGTCGTCGTTGCAGCGGGGCGCCGCGTCCGGGCGGCAGCTGGTGCAGAGGCTGCGCGCCGGGCGTACCGATGGGGTGATCCTCGCGGCAGGCGCGGCGGCCGGACCGCTCGCGGCGTCGCTGCGGCGGCTGAGGGTGCCGGTGGTGGCGCTGGAACCGGCCCGGCGGGCGCCGTCCGACCTGCCGATGGTCGACGCGGCGAACTGGGCGGGCGCCCGGGCCGCGACCCGGCACCTGCTGGAGCTGGGGCACCGGCGGATCGCGGTGATCACCGGGACGGACGAGCTGCTGTGCAGCCGGGCCCGGCTGGAGGGCTATCTCGCGGCGCACGACGAGTTCGGGGTGGCGCCCGGCCCGGGGCTGGCCGAGCAGGGCGATTTCGACTTTCCGTCCGGGCTGGCCGCGGGGAGCCGGCTGCTGGACCGCCCGGATCCGCCGACCGCGGTCTTCGCGTGCAGCGACCACATGGCGATGGGTGTCTACGAGGCGGCCCGGCGGCGCCGGGTGTCGGTTCCCGGGCAGCTCAGCGTGGTCGGGTTCGACGATCTGCCGGGCGCCCGGTGGGCGTCGCCGCCGCTGACCACGGTGCGGCAGCCGCTGCGCGAGATGGGCCGGCTCGCCGCCGAGGCGATCCTCTCGCTGGCCGGCGGCGCGACGGCCCGGGAGCGGTCGACGGTGCACACCGACCTGGTGATCCGGGCGAGCACCGCGCCCCGCTGA
- a CDS encoding sensor histidine kinase, whose protein sequence is MTLTGDGAVFDHPGLLYDSRARYLSGVTGFVREAVGAGDPVLVAVPPPNLEALRGALTDVAGRVTFADMTVAGRNPGRIIPGVLLEFVSAHPGRRVSIVGEPVWPDRTDLEYPACAAHEALINVVFAARDVAILCPYDVGGLDPARVRDAWRTHPVMIVGGARRPSPWYDDPYATAAAFNQPLPKVPVTAATLTYRHAADLAAVRRFVAAEAGHLDPDRGGDLLIAVNELAENTIAHTGGDGTVSIWAESGRLVCQIDDRGFLSDPLAGRIPPPPDAEGGRGLILANRLCDLVRVHTGADGTNIRLHMEF, encoded by the coding sequence ATGACCCTGACCGGCGACGGCGCGGTCTTCGACCATCCCGGCCTGCTCTACGACAGCCGCGCCCGGTACCTGTCCGGGGTCACCGGGTTCGTCCGGGAGGCGGTGGGTGCCGGCGACCCCGTCCTGGTCGCGGTGCCGCCACCGAACCTGGAGGCGCTGCGTGGGGCGCTCACCGACGTCGCCGGCCGGGTGACGTTCGCCGACATGACGGTGGCCGGGCGCAACCCGGGCCGGATCATCCCCGGGGTGCTGCTGGAGTTCGTGTCCGCGCATCCCGGCCGCCGGGTGTCGATCGTCGGCGAACCGGTCTGGCCGGACCGCACCGACCTGGAGTACCCGGCCTGCGCCGCGCACGAGGCGTTGATCAACGTGGTGTTCGCGGCCCGGGACGTGGCGATCCTCTGCCCGTACGACGTGGGTGGCCTGGATCCGGCCAGGGTCCGCGACGCGTGGCGCACCCACCCGGTGATGATCGTCGGCGGTGCGCGGCGGCCCAGCCCGTGGTACGACGACCCGTACGCCACGGCCGCCGCCTTCAACCAGCCGCTGCCGAAGGTGCCGGTCACCGCCGCGACCCTGACCTACCGGCACGCCGCCGACCTGGCCGCGGTCCGCCGGTTCGTCGCCGCCGAAGCCGGCCACCTGGACCCGGACCGTGGTGGCGACCTGCTGATCGCCGTCAACGAACTGGCCGAGAACACCATCGCCCACACCGGCGGCGACGGGACGGTCAGCATCTGGGCGGAGTCCGGCCGGCTGGTCTGCCAGATCGACGACCGAGGCTTCCTGTCGGATCCGCTGGCCGGGCGGATCCCGCCACCACCGGACGCCGAGGGCGGCCGCGGCCTGATCCTGGCGAACCGGCTGTGCGACCTGGTCCGCGTCCACACCGGCGCCGACGGCACCAACATCCGCCTGCACATGGAATTCTGA